From the genome of Scytonema hofmannii PCC 7110, one region includes:
- a CDS encoding transposase family protein, translating to MPDNIFVNLTVMVRKKGIKALTEILDIEGVKVISHRLHAGIGLILQTESISDYSICLRCGTVSHRLHQNHRYIVKDLPFGEKPVFLEINFYTIQM from the coding sequence TTGCCTGATAACATTTTTGTAAATCTAACAGTTATGGTAAGGAAAAAAGGTATTAAAGCTTTAACGGAAATTCTGGATATAGAAGGGGTAAAAGTCATATCCCATCGGCTTCATGCTGGAATTGGACTTATACTACAAACCGAATCAATTTCTGATTATAGTATTTGCCTACGTTGTGGAACCGTAAGTCATAGATTACATCAAAATCATCGATACATAGTAAAAGACTTACCATTTGGAGAAAAACCAGTTTTTTTAGAAATAAACTTTTATACAATTCAAATGTGA